A single Oryza brachyantha chromosome 8, ObraRS2, whole genome shotgun sequence DNA region contains:
- the LOC102705366 gene encoding CRS2-associated factor 1, mitochondrial, translating into MLLLRRAHPPRRPSARHLSGLLDRYGFVPPASLTPARENTPRAADSGKKRRPRKPPYRPPSSLDRGGRPAAPSDLPFDFRFSYTESSPGDRPIGLREPKYSPFGPGRLDRPWTGLCAPAVDTTLRDIHAEDPAPAAERDLEDARRRHRERVLGEPLTPAECASLVSKCQKSRTKKQINLGRDGLTHNMLNDIHNHWKTGEAVRVKCLGVPTVDMQNVCHQLEDKTGGLIIHRHGGQLILYRGRHYNPKKRPVIPLMLWKPAEPVYPRLIKTTIEGLTVEETKEMRKKGLRVPVLTKLAKNGYYASLVPMVRDAFLTDELVRIDCKGLPKSDYRKIGVKLRDIVPCIIVSFDKEQIIVWRGKDYNGTIQDHAQKIPVPVLEKESAGVESENGDQEQTSSDWSSDECSQFSNSDEVSDDQSVISEVDSD; encoded by the exons atgctcctcctccgccgcgcccacccgccgcgccgcccctccgCGCGCCACCTCTCCGGCCTCCTCGACCGCTACGGCTTCGTGCCGCCCGCCTCCCTCACCCCCGCTCGAGAAAACaccccccgcgccgccgactccggcaagaagcggcggcccaggaaaCCCCCCTACCGGCCGCCCTCCTCGCTGGACCGCGGTggccgccccgccgcgccctccgACCTCCCCTTCGACTTCCGCTTCAGCTACACCGAGAGCTCCCCCGGGGACCGGCCCATCGGGCTCCGCGAGCCCAAGTACTCCCCCTTCGGCCCCGGCCGCCTCGACCGCCCCTGGACGGGCCTCTGCGCGCCCGCCGTCGACACCACGCTCCGCGACATCCACGCCGAGgaccccgcccccgccgccgagaGGGACCTCGAggacgcccgccgccgccaccgggagCGCGTGCTCGGCGAGCCGCTCACCCCCGCCGAGTGCGCCTCCCTGGTCTCCAAGTGCCAGAAGAGCCGCACCAAGAAACAGATCAATCTTG GGAGAGATGGGCTCACTCACAACATGCTGAATGACATTCATAATCACTGGAAGACCGGCGAGGCGGTCAGGGTGAAATGCCTCGGCGTGCCGACCGTTGATATGCAGAATGTGTGCCATCAGCTTGAG GATAAAACTGGTGGCCTTATCATCCACAGGCATGGTGGTCAGTTGATACTGTACAGAGGCAGGCATTATAATCCAAAGAAAAGACCTGTTATTCCGTTAATGCTGTGGAAGCCTGCTGAGCCTGTGTACCCGCGGCTAATTAAAACTACCATAGAAGGTCTGACGGTTGAGGAGACAAAAGAAATGAGGAAGAAAGGCCTGCGTGTTCCTGTTTTGACAAAGCTAG CCAAGAATGGATATTACGCTAGTCTTGTCCCAATGGTTCGAGATGCCTTTTTGACTGATGAGTTGGTCCGGATAGATTGTAAAGGATTACCAAAAAGTGATTATCGGAAAATTGGAGTGAAGCTTAGG gaCATTGTCCCTTGCATTATTGTCTCTTTTGACAAAGAGCAAATTATAGTGTGGAGGGGAAAGGATTATAATGGAACCATACAGGATCATGCACAGAAGATACCTGTTCCAGTTCTTGAAAAAGAAAGTGCAGGAGTTGAGAGCGAGAACGGTGATCAGGAACAAACATCAAGTGACTGGTCGTCTGACGAGTGCTCTCAATTCAGTAACTCTGATGAAGTGTCAGATGACCAATCAGTTATTTCGGAGGTAGACTCTGATTAG
- the LOC102710808 gene encoding LRR receptor kinase BAK1 produces the protein MAVPRWAVWALLLLIPAARVAANMEGDALHSLRTNLVDPNNVLQSWDPTLVNPCTWFHVTCNNDNSVIRVDLGNAALSGTLVPQLGQLKNLQYLELYSNNISGMIPSELGNLTNLVSLDLYLNNFTGPIPDSLGNLLKLRFLRLNNNSLSGSIPKSLTAITALQVLDLSNNNLSGEVPSTGSFSLFTPISFANNPSLCGPGTTKPCPGAPPFSPPPPYNPPTPVQSPGSSSSTGAIAGGVAAGAALLFAIPAIGFAWWRRRKPQEHFFDVPAEEDPEVHLGQLKRFSLRELQVATDTFSNKNILGRGGFGKVYKGRLADGSLVAVKRLKEERTPGGELQFQTEVEMISMAVHRNLLRLRGFCMTPTERLLVYPYMANGSVASRLRERPPSEPPLDWKTRRRIALGSARGLSYLHDHCDPKIIHRDVKAANILLDEDFEAVVGDFGLAKLMDYKDTHVTTAVRGTIGHIAPEYLSTGKSSEKTDVFGYGIMLLELITGQRAFDLARLANDDDVMLLDWVKGLLKEKRLEMLVDPDLQNNYIDVEVESLIQVALLCTQGSPGDRPKMAEVVRMLEGDGLAERWEEWQKVEVVRQEVELGPHRNSEWIIDSTDNLHAVELSGPR, from the exons ATGGCGGTGCCGCGGTGGGCGGTGtgggcgctgctgctgctcatcccggcggcgcgggtggcCGCCAACATGGAAG GTGATGCATTGCATAGCTTGAGGACTAATTTAGTTGATCCTAATAATGTTCTACAAAGTTGGGACCCAACTCTGGTCAATCCGTGCACTTGGTTTCATGTTACTTGCAATAACGACAACAGTGTTATCAGAGT TGATCTTGGAAATGCTGCACTGTCAGGTACTTTGGTTCCACAACTTGGCCAACTAAAGAACTTGCAATACCT GGAGCTCTACAGTAATAACATAAGTGGGATGATACCTAGTGAACTTGGGAACCTCACAAACTTGGTCAGTTTGGATTTATACTTGAACAACTTCACTGGTCCAATACCAGATTCACTTGGGAACCTATTGAAGCTACGATTCCT GCGTCTTAACAATAACAGCCTTTCGGGTTCAATTCCTAAATCACTAACTGCTATCACTGCCCTACAAGTTCT AGATCTTTCAAACAACAATTTGTCTGGAGAAGTTCCATCAACTGGTTCCTTTTCATTATTCACCCCCATCAG TTTTGCAAACAACCCTTCCTTGTGTGGTCCTGGTACCACAAAACCTTGCCCTGGTGCTCCTCCCTTTTCCCCACCGCCCCCATATAACCCTCCAACTCCTGTGCAATCACCAG GGAGTTCATCTAGTACTGGAGCAATTGCTGGTGGAGTGGCTGCTGGAGCAGCCTTGCTATTTGCTATTCCTGCGATTGGTTTTGCATGGTGGCGGCGCAGGAAACCCCAAGAACATTTCTTTGATGTACCTG CTGAAGAGGATCCAGAGGTCCATCTTGGCCAGCTTAAAAGATTTTCACTACGAGAACTACAAGTTGCAACAGATACTTTCAGCAATAAAAACATTCTTGGAAGAGGTGGGTTTGGCAAGGTCTACAAAGGAAGACTGGCAGATGGTTCTTTAGTAGCTGTCAAGAGACTAAAGGAGGAGAGAACACCTGGTGGGGAGCTACAGTTTCAAACAGAGGTTGAGATGATTAGTATGGCTGTACATAGAAATCTGTTGCGTTTACGTGGGTTCTGTATGACACCAACAGAAAGGTTGCTTGTGTATCCATACATGGCTAATGGAAGTGTTGCATCACGTCTGAGAG aACGGCCTCCATCTGAACCTCCACTTGATTGGAAAACAAGAAGAAGGATTGCATTGGGTTCTGCTAGGGGACTGTCCTATTTACATGATCATTGTGACCCAAAGATTATCCATCGTGATGTCAAAGctgcaaatattttattagatgaagACTTTGAAGCTGTGGTAGGGGATTTTGGTTTGGCCAAACTAATGGATTACAAGGATACCCATGTGACAACTGCAGTACGTGGAACAATTGGGCATATCGCACCAGAATATCTTTCAACAGGAAAATCTTCTGAGAAAACTGATGTATTTGGTTATGGGATCATGCTTTTGGAGCTTATTACAGGACAACGTGCCTTTGATCTTGCACGTCTAGCCAATGACGACGACGTCATGCTATTGGACTGG GTAAAAGGATTACTCAAGGAGAAAAGGCTGGAGATGTTGGTTGACCCAGATCTACAGAACAACTACATTGATGTTGAAGTGGAATCACTAATCCAAGTCGCGCTTCTTTGCACACAAGGCTCCCCTGGTGACCGCCCCAAGAtggcggaggtggtgaggATGCTTGAAGGTGATGGCCTTGCCGAAAGATGGGAGGAGTGGCAAAAGGTAGAAGTAGTACGGCAGGAGGTAGAGCTTGGCCCGCACCGGAACTCAGAGTGGATTATCGACTCAACTGACAACCTTCATGCAGTTGAGCTATCAGGACCGAGGTGA